A single genomic interval of Oncorhynchus tshawytscha isolate Ot180627B linkage group LG15, Otsh_v2.0, whole genome shotgun sequence harbors:
- the LOC121839407 gene encoding zinc finger protein 335-like, producing MHLTHIRSVDNSRFKCEFYDCDNKKLLLNHQLYHTNYGPFKCDYCKYSTSKEDFLVSHLAIKHTGEIPFSCVMCHFTTKHRKNLRVQCHHPEAFEEWRATHPERPIRRRRRPFFTQQQLEELKQQHNNTSGLHRTSGEPGPRPVRVD from the exons ATGCATCTCACACACATCCGGAGTGTTGACAACAGCAG GTTCAAGTGTGAGTTCTATGACTGTGACAACAAGAAGCTCCTGCTCAACCACCAGCTGTACCACACCAACTATGGGCCCTTTAAATGTGACTACTGTAAATACTCCACCTCTAAAGAGGACTTCCTGGTCTCTCACCTGGCCATCAAACACACAG GAGAGATACCGTTCTCCTGTGTGATGTGCCACTTCACGACGAAACACCGTAAGAACCTGCGGGTCCAGTGTCACCACCCGGAGGCGTTTGAGGAGTGGCGCGCTACGCACCCTGAGAGGCCCATCAGACGGAGGAGGAGACCCTTCTTTACCCAGCAGCAGCTAGAGGAACTcaaacagcaacacaacaacacgtCGGGCCTACATCGAACGTCTGgagagcctggtcccagacctgttagGGTTGATTAG
- the LOC121839408 gene encoding glutamic acid-rich protein-like has product KKNKKEKKKNKKEKKERKKEKKNKKKNKKKEKKKKKEKEKERKKNKKKEKKNKKKEKKNKKQENKKEKKKKEKKEEKKKEEKEKKEKEKENKKKENEKEKEKKEKKKEEKKKMENKKMENKKEKNKEKENKKNKKKEKEKNKKKEKEKEKKKEKKKEKKKKKKEKEEGEEGEEEEGEEGEEGEGEQEGEEQGEEQEEQEGEEEEGEGAQEEGEEEEGEEGEGEEEEQEEGEEEQEEGEEEQEEGEEEQEKEKKNKKKNKKEKKKKKEKEKEEKEKENKKEKENKKKKEKKKKEKKEKKKKKKKEKKKNEEKEKKKKNKEEKEKKKKEKEKKKNKKEEQEEGEEEEQEEGEEEEQEKKNKKEKEEKENEKKEKKEKEKKNKKEKKKKEKKEKEEGEEHKKKENKKEKKEKNKKENKKKEKKNKKKEKKKKENK; this is encoded by the exons aagaagaacaagaaggagaagaagaagaacaagaaggagaagaaggagaggaagaaggagaagaagaacaagaagaagaacaagaagaaggagaagaagaagaagaaggagaaggagaaggagaggaagaagaacaagaagaaggagaagaagaacaagaagaaggagaagaagaacaagaagcaggagaacaagaaggagaagaagaagaaggagaagaaggaggagaagaagaaggaggagaaggagaagaaggagaaggagaaggagaacaagaagaaggagaacgagaaggagaaggagaagaaggagaagaagaaggaggagaagaagaagatggagaacaagaagatggagaacaagaaggagaagaacaaggagaaggagaacaagaagaacaagaagaaggagaaggagaagaacaagaagaaggagaaggagaaggagaagaagaaggagaagaagaaggagaagaagaagaagaagaaggaga aagaagaaggagaagaaggagaagaagaagaaggagaagaaggagaagaaggagaaggagaacaagaaggagaagaacaaggagaagaacaagaagaacaagaaggagaagaagaagaaggagaaggagcacaagaagaaggagaagaagaagaaggagaagaaggagaaggagaggaagaagaacaagaagaaggagaagaagaacaagaagaaggagaagaagaacaagaagaaggagaagaagaacaagaa aaggagaagaagaacaagaagaagaacaagaaggagaagaagaaaaagaaggagaaggagaaggaggagaaggagaaggagaacaagaaggagaaggagaacaagaagaagaaggagaagaagaagaaggagaagaaggagaagaagaagaagaagaagaaggagaagaagaagaatgaggagaaggagaagaagaagaagaacaaggaggagaaggagaagaagaagaaggagaaggagaagaagaaaaacaaga aagaagaacaggaagaaggagaagaagaagaacaggaagaaggagaagaagaagaacaggaa aagaagaacaagaaggagaaggaggagaaggagaacgagaagaaggagaagaaggagaaggagaagaagaacaagaaggagaagaagaagaaggagaagaaggagaaagaagaaggagaagagcacaagaagaaggagaacaagaaggagaagaaggagaagaacaagaaggagaacaagaagaaggagaagaagaacaagaagaaggagaagaagaagaaggagaacaag
- the LOC112214825 gene encoding C-C motif chemokine 14, translating to MRSALILLLCILGAALWSGALANNANLPEECCFKYYTRKIPRQSIREYEMTRSDCSKKGVILFTKKNFRFCANPEDPTIEKIMKSIDESKF from the exons ATGCGGTCTGCTCTGATCCTTCTGCTGTGCATCCTGGGAGCAGCCCTGTGGTCCGGCGCGTTGGCCAACA ATGCAAATCTTCCTGAAGAATGCTGTTTCAAGTATTACACAAGAAAAATCCCCAGACAATCCATCAGGGAATATGAAATGACAAGATCTGACTGCTCTAAGAAGGGAGTCAT CTTGTTCACAAAAAAGAACTTCCGCTTCTGTGCCAATCCAGAAGACCCTACGATTGAGAAGATCATGAAGTCCATCGACGAGAGTAAATTCTAG